A window of Spartobacteria bacterium contains these coding sequences:
- a CDS encoding response regulator, with the protein MKTLIVEDDLTTRILLQRILEQYGATDIAVNGKEAVDAVKHALDMGSNYDLICLDIMMPEMDGQDALKVIRHAEQDHGIIETDGARIVMTTALSNPKNIITAFKNMCDAYLVKPVDKQHIVEKLRELNLISD; encoded by the coding sequence ATGAAAACACTAATAGTTGAAGACGATTTAACCACAAGAATTCTGCTACAGCGAATCCTTGAACAATATGGGGCAACCGATATTGCCGTAAATGGTAAAGAAGCGGTTGATGCCGTCAAGCATGCTCTGGACATGGGTAGCAACTACGATCTGATATGCCTTGATATCATGATGCCTGAAATGGACGGACAGGATGCGCTTAAGGTCATTCGCCATGCAGAACAAGATCACGGCATCATCGAAACCGACGGCGCACGTATTGTCATGACGACGGCACTCAGTAATCCCAAGAACATCATAACCGCCTTTAAGAACATGTGTGACGCCTATCTGGTGAAGCCTGTCGATAAGCAGCACATAGTTGAAAAATTAAGGGAACTAAACCTGATTTCAGATTAG